One Synechococcus sp. PROS-9-1 DNA window includes the following coding sequences:
- a CDS encoding PipX family protein, which produces MGAERYLNHPTFGMLYQVSTAGEGRDLYATLYAQRMFFLVTLQPRGAQFEVIPYQDARHHAELHLARCRRDRSADFADWKQLFDQTFI; this is translated from the coding sequence GTGGGAGCGGAGCGTTATCTCAATCACCCCACCTTTGGAATGCTTTATCAGGTGTCGACCGCGGGCGAAGGACGGGACCTTTACGCCACGCTTTATGCCCAGCGCATGTTTTTCTTGGTGACGCTGCAACCCAGGGGGGCTCAGTTTGAGGTGATTCCTTATCAGGACGCCCGGCATCATGCAGAGCTTCACCTCGCGCGCTGTCGTCGTGATCGCTCTGCCGATTTTGCCGATTGGAAGCAGCTGTTCGATCAAACCTTCATTTGA